AGTCTGACCCCGAGTTCAGCGCAAAGGAAGAAGTGACCTCTGCCATTGCAGGTTATAATACCGCCAAGGAAGCCCTGGTGCGGTTCAATCCCCAGGATGTGACCCATGTTTTTTTCCATTCTCTTATCATCGACACTTCAAAAGCCTTTGATGGAGATTCCAAGCAGGGGGGCTACAACCAGATGATGACGACCAAATCGGAATTCCTTAAGATGATGCAGTCTATGTATGACAAGGGATATGTTCTTGTGAAGATCCATGATCTTGCATATGAGACGAAGGATGAGAACGGAAATCCTAAATTTGTATACGGAGATATCATGCTTCCTCCAGGCAAGAAAGCCTTTGTCCTGTCTCAGGATGATGTGTGCTATTACGAATATATGCAGGGTGACGGCTTTGCCACCCGCATGATCATCGGAGAGGATGGATATCCCACCTGCGAGATGACAATGGCTGACGGCAGCGTATCTGTGGGCGATTATGATCTGGTTCCGATACTTGAAGGCTTCGTACAAACCCATCCAGGCTTTTCCTACAAAGGAGCGCGCGGAATTCTGGCCTTTACCGGATATAACGGGATCTTGGGATACCGGACAGATGAATCCTACAAGGATACCAATCCCAATTATGAAGCAGACCGGGAGCAGGCTGCAAAGGTAGCCCAGTCCTTAAAGGATCACGGCTGGGAGCTGTCCTCCCACAGCTGGGGTCACCGGAACATGGGACAGATTTCCATGAACCATTTTAAGGCAGACAGTGACAAATGGAAACGTAACGTTGAGTCCTTAACCGGACCTACAGATATTATCCTCTTTCCCTTTGGAAGTGATATCGGAAGTTGGACCCCTTATACCAATGACAATGAACGTTTTACATATTTAAAATCTCTTGGCTTCCGTTATTTCTGTAACGTTGACGCCAGCAAGCCGACCTGGATGCAGATGGGCACCGACTACTTCCGTCAGGCCCGCAGAAACCTTGACGGATACCGGATGTTTTATTCTCCTGACAGCTTAACGGATCTGTTTAATGTACCTGATGTTTTTGACCCGGCAAGACCGACACCGGTTCCTCCAATGTAAACAGTCCTTGAAAAAAACCGTAGACTTTTAAAGATCTACGGCTTTTTTCTGCAAAGGCAGCTTTTCAATGTGCAGAAGATTGCGGCAGGCGGATCACGTACACAACATGTATCATACACAGGAGGGGTTTTATGAAAAGGTCAATGATGCAGGCATATGTTACAAGAAGCGATGAAGCTGTAGCTCTTTATCAAAAGGCTTTTGATGCTGCTCTTATCAGCAGCTATCCAAATAGCGATGGAACATTTTATCATGCCGAGCTTGACATTCAGGGAGAAATACTGGCTGTGGCAGAAAGAAACTCAGAATTTGCCATAATCGGCGAAGAAACGATTACAGGCAATGTCATGCAGTTCTGTCTGCATTATGGAGAAGGAAATGAAGATAAGGTGAGAAAAGCATATGAAATACTGAAAACGGATGCTAAAATTCTTATGCCGCTTGCGCCATGCGAATTCAGTTCTCTGATGACAGATTTTATTGACAAATATGGAGTCAGGTGGTGTTTATTTGTTTAATGCCTCATTGCACGAATAGAAAGGCCGCCCTGCTGATTTTCTGTCAGCATGGCGGCCTCTTATCATATAAATCATATTATTTGAAACAAGCGGCGATATTCGCGTCTGTTTTTCCTAAAACTGCACAAATCCCTTAATCGGCTGAGCCGGGACCACAGACTCCGCATACAATACGGGGCCCTCTCCTTCATAATCTCTCCAGAACTCATATGCAATCTTTGCCTTGACACGGACCCATTGTTTTGTTTCCAGCTCTTTGGCTTCCCTTGCCTTGGTGACAAAGCCTAAAAAGGTCATATCATCCTCGCAGCAGGTCATTGCCATACGTCCCGGCACAAAATAATTTTTGGGGAAATCAGGAGTTTTCAAAACCATAGCGGTAAATTCCACAGTCTTTCCCTCATAACGGTCCCGTCTTTCCATACAATCAAGATACCAGATCCCATAGGCTTCCGGTGAAATGCTCACTACGTCTGCTCCCATATCATAAGGCAGATCTTCCTCCGGGATCTCATTGACCTCTCCCTCAGAATCTTCAAATACGATCTCTCCCTTGGGGCACATGGCCTTTAGGGTCCGCCGGTAGCCGGATAAATCTTCGATTCCGTCGCAGCGGTTGCAAATAACCATCTCAGAATTACGGACCATGGAATACAGCAAAGGTTTCATATTGGCAGAATACAATTCAAAGGTGGACATATCGATCAGGGTAATCTGCTGATAGATTCTCCAATCATCAGGAAGCTTTAGCTCATCCAGATTCCACATTCCATTCCACTCGATTAAAACCCGCTCCGGATTATAAAGCAGTTCCAGCTCCAATAGTCTGTCAGGGTTCAGTTCCTCTATGCTTTCTATAAACACTCCAGCTGTCCTGGTGCGCTTTAACAGGGCCTGATCATATTCAGTTTCACCGTCTTCACAAACAATCAGCAGAGTCTTCTCGTCAGACTGAAAATAATCCTGCTCCATTGTGAACTGAAGGAACTGGGTTTTTCCAGCTTCCAAAAATCCATTTATGAGGAATACCGGCATAAAGTCGTCTTCCATTTTACCTGTGTTGCTCATGGTTCCCTCTTTCCTGCCCTTTTTCTCAGGGCATTTAGGTATCCCTGTAAGGGGTTCCCTCCATTCTGTTATCTTTCAAAGGATTTCTTAAGTTCCTCTTCCTTTAAATTCGCTCCGATCACGCATACCTTTCCGGTATATTCCGGCGCTCCGTTTCGGATCTCGTATTGCTCCGGCACCAGATCAAAATAATGCCATGCACCTTTTTCTTCACCTGGAATCATCCCCTTGGCACGAAGTACATCTCCAAAGCTATCTCCGTAAGCCAGTTCATCAAGAATCTTGTCCAACTCTTCTTTGCTCATAGGCGCCACATTCTCAAGGCCCCAGCTGCTGAATACTTCATCTGCATGATGGTCATGATCATGGCCGCAGCCGCATTCCTCACCATGCTCGTGGTGGTGGTCATGATGATGGCCTCCACAGCCGCATTCTGACTCTTCGTGGTCATGATGGTGGCCTCCGCAGCCGCATTCTGACTCTTCGTGGTCATGATGGTGGCCTCCGCAGCCGCATTCCTCACCATGCTCGTGGTGGTGGTCATGATGGTGACCTCCGCAGCCGCATTCTGATTCCTCATGGTCATGATGGTGGCCTCCGCAGCCGCATTCTGACTCCTCATGGTCATGATGGTGGCCTCCGCAGCCGCATTCTGACTCCTCATGGTCATGATGGTGGCCTCCGCAGCCGCAGCCCTCTTCCTGATGATGGCGGTGTTCTTTCAATTCTTCCATCAAATCCTCTGCCATGGTATCCGGTTTTTCTATAATCTCAAGAAGCTGTTTTCCGCTCAATTCATCACAGGGAGTCGTTACCACAGACGCCTTTGGATTCAGCTCCCTAATGATCTGGAGTGCCTGTTCCACCTTGTCGGCTGGAGCAATATCGGTACGGCTTAATACGATAGTTCCTGCATTTTCGATCTGGTTATTGAAAAACTCTCCGAAATTCTTTCTATACATCCTGCACTTCTGCGCATCCACGATGGTGACCGCACTGTTTAAGGTCACCTCCACATCAGAAGCAACGTCAATAACCGCTTTCATCACATCAGATAGCTTTCCCACGCCTGACGGCTCAATGATCACACGGTCCGGATGGTACTTTGTCAGCACTTCCTCAAGAGATTTGCCGAAATCGCCTACCAGTGAGCAGCAGATACAGCCGGAATTCATCTCCCGGATCTCAACCCCCGCATCCTTTAAAAAACCTCCGTCAATACCGATCTCACCAAATTCATTTTCAATCAGGACAACCTGCTCTCCGGCTATGGCTTCCTGCAGCAGCTTCTTAATAAAAGTTGTTTTCCCGGCTCCAAGGAAACCGGATATAATATCAATTTTTGTCATATCTAAATGTACCTCTTTTCTTTCCAGGGTTATACATGAAATTACATTTATTTATTGTGTCACAAACCTTTAGCAAAGTCAAGCAGAGGGCCATGGGTTTTTCCTGCAGATATTGTTAAAAAATTATCATTTTCGAGGAAAATCTTCAAAAAACCTTGCAATTCGATCATTTTATGGTAGAATACATGACAACTGCTTTGACAAAGGTCAAATGTGTGCACCAAACTATTTAAAGGAGATTTTTAATATGGAAAAATGCGGCGTAAAAGAGTTCCTGAAAAGGAAAAACGTCACAATTACTGTCCAGACCTATCTCATTGATGCATTGGGTGCTATGGCATTTGGCCTTTTTGCGTCTCTTTTGATCGGAACCATATTCGGTACTCTGGGCCAGCAATTCAATCTCACTATTTTCAACGTGATCGCGGATTACGCGAAAAGTGCTACCGGCGCGGCCCTTGGAGTCGCCATCGCCTATGCCCTCCACGCCCCTGCTTTAGTTCTTTTTTCCGCAGCAACCGTTGGAATTGCCGGCAATGCTCTTGGCGGGCCTGTGGGCGCTCTCGCTGCAACGGTGGTTG
This genomic stretch from Lacrimispora sphenoides harbors:
- a CDS encoding polysaccharide deacetylase family protein; translated protein: MNRHDFRGRNSGGGRDHALQVILIVLLGILIVAVLTLCGVAISKRLKYRALPADTSVAEHPSDEGAPDPSAEEATSGQASEEEKLKSLLSQADALSIEYDYDGAISLLQSDPEFSAKEEVTSAIAGYNTAKEALVRFNPQDVTHVFFHSLIIDTSKAFDGDSKQGGYNQMMTTKSEFLKMMQSMYDKGYVLVKIHDLAYETKDENGNPKFVYGDIMLPPGKKAFVLSQDDVCYYEYMQGDGFATRMIIGEDGYPTCEMTMADGSVSVGDYDLVPILEGFVQTHPGFSYKGARGILAFTGYNGILGYRTDESYKDTNPNYEADREQAAKVAQSLKDHGWELSSHSWGHRNMGQISMNHFKADSDKWKRNVESLTGPTDIILFPFGSDIGSWTPYTNDNERFTYLKSLGFRYFCNVDASKPTWMQMGTDYFRQARRNLDGYRMFYSPDSLTDLFNVPDVFDPARPTPVPPM
- a CDS encoding VOC family protein, which encodes MKRSMMQAYVTRSDEAVALYQKAFDAALISSYPNSDGTFYHAELDIQGEILAVAERNSEFAIIGEETITGNVMQFCLHYGEGNEDKVRKAYEILKTDAKILMPLAPCEFSSLMTDFIDKYGVRWCLFV
- a CDS encoding TIGR03943 family putative permease subunit: MSNTGKMEDDFMPVFLINGFLEAGKTQFLQFTMEQDYFQSDEKTLLIVCEDGETEYDQALLKRTRTAGVFIESIEELNPDRLLELELLYNPERVLIEWNGMWNLDELKLPDDWRIYQQITLIDMSTFELYSANMKPLLYSMVRNSEMVICNRCDGIEDLSGYRRTLKAMCPKGEIVFEDSEGEVNEIPEEDLPYDMGADVVSISPEAYGIWYLDCMERRDRYEGKTVEFTAMVLKTPDFPKNYFVPGRMAMTCCEDDMTFLGFVTKAREAKELETKQWVRVKAKIAYEFWRDYEGEGPVLYAESVVPAQPIKGFVQF
- a CDS encoding CobW family GTP-binding protein: MTKIDIISGFLGAGKTTFIKKLLQEAIAGEQVVLIENEFGEIGIDGGFLKDAGVEIREMNSGCICCSLVGDFGKSLEEVLTKYHPDRVIIEPSGVGKLSDVMKAVIDVASDVEVTLNSAVTIVDAQKCRMYRKNFGEFFNNQIENAGTIVLSRTDIAPADKVEQALQIIRELNPKASVVTTPCDELSGKQLLEIIEKPDTMAEDLMEELKEHRHHQEEGCGCGGHHHDHEESECGCGGHHHDHEESECGCGGHHHDHEESECGCGGHHHDHHHEHGEECGCGGHHHDHEESECGCGGHHHDHEESECGCGGHHHDHHHEHGEECGCGHDHDHHADEVFSSWGLENVAPMSKEELDKILDELAYGDSFGDVLRAKGMIPGEEKGAWHYFDLVPEQYEIRNGAPEYTGKVCVIGANLKEEELKKSFER